A single window of Oxyura jamaicensis isolate SHBP4307 breed ruddy duck chromosome 3, BPBGC_Ojam_1.0, whole genome shotgun sequence DNA harbors:
- the TOMM20 gene encoding mitochondrial import receptor subunit TOM20 homolog isoform X1, with the protein MMVGRTSAIAAGLCGALFIGYCIYFDRKRRSDPNFKSRLRERRKKQKLAKERAGLSKLPDLKDAEAVQKFFLEEIQLGEELLAQGEYEKGVDHLTNAIAVCGQPQQLLQVLQQTLPPPVFQMLLTKLPTISQRIVSAQCLAEDDVE; encoded by the exons ATGATGGTGGGCAGGACCAGCGCCATCGCCGCGGGGCTCTGCGGGGCGCTCTTCATCGGGTACTGCATCTACTTCGACCGCAAGCGGCGCAGCGACCCCAACTTCAAGAGCCGGCTGCGGGAGC gaaggaagaaacagaagcttGCCAAAGAGAGAGCAGGGCTTTCCAAG TTGCCTGATCTGAAAGATGCTGAAGCGGTTCAGAAGTTTTTTCTTGAGGAGATCCAGCTTGGCGAGGAACTACTAGCTCAAG GTGAATATGAGAAAGGTGTTGATCACTTGACCAATGCCATTGCTGTGTGTGGACAGCCGCAGCAGCTACTACAAGTTCTACAGCAGACTCTTCCACCACCAGTGTTTCAAATGCTTCTAACTAAGCTCCCTACAATTAGCCAG AGAATTGTAAGTGCACAGTGCTTGGCTGAAGATGATGttgaatga
- the TOMM20 gene encoding mitochondrial import receptor subunit TOM20 homolog isoform X2, whose protein sequence is MCCHLLKLLLVVRFHMKGAQGRKKQKLAKERAGLSKLPDLKDAEAVQKFFLEEIQLGEELLAQGEYEKGVDHLTNAIAVCGQPQQLLQVLQQTLPPPVFQMLLTKLPTISQRIVSAQCLAEDDVE, encoded by the exons ATGTGCTGCCACCTGCTAAAGCTTCTCTTGGTGGTGCGCTTCCAcatgaaaggggctcaag gaaggaagaaacagaagcttGCCAAAGAGAGAGCAGGGCTTTCCAAG TTGCCTGATCTGAAAGATGCTGAAGCGGTTCAGAAGTTTTTTCTTGAGGAGATCCAGCTTGGCGAGGAACTACTAGCTCAAG GTGAATATGAGAAAGGTGTTGATCACTTGACCAATGCCATTGCTGTGTGTGGACAGCCGCAGCAGCTACTACAAGTTCTACAGCAGACTCTTCCACCACCAGTGTTTCAAATGCTTCTAACTAAGCTCCCTACAATTAGCCAG AGAATTGTAAGTGCACAGTGCTTGGCTGAAGATGATGttgaatga